In Chengkuizengella sediminis, the sequence AATATCCGATTGGTCATCGCAAAAGAAGAGCAGAGGCTAAACCAAAACTATTAGAGAAGTTTGAAAATAATCTAGGTACAAGATTTCCTGCTAAAAAAGTAGAAAAAATCGTTGAGCTTTGCATGGATCAGAAAAAGTTGGAAGAAACGGCAGTGCATGATTTTATGAAATTATTCATCATTTAAATTTATATTTTATAAAAGTATCCTTCGATTCGTATGTTTGGTCGGAGGGTATTTTTACTTGAAGATAAAAACCACAGAAGCATAATATATTTTGCACTTTCATAGAAATTTAGGTATAGAGGAGGAGATTAAAATGAATGAGCAAAACTATCGTAATCATGCTCGGTTGCACCCAATGTATCATTATATTGGTGCACCCATAGTACTAATGGTTTTTATTGGTACAATCATTAATTTAGTTTTATCCATTTCATCAGGGGAAAATATTTCTATTGCTCTTCTTTGGATTGGAGGCTCTATTGGACTATTTGTAGTTTTTGGACTTGTAAGGATATATTCCATCAAGGTTCAAGATCGTGTAATTCGTTCGGAAGAAAATTTGCGTCATTATGTTCTTACAGGCCGTTTATTAGATCCAAGTTTAACAATCAGTCAAATTATTGGTTTGCGATTTGCAAGTGATGAAGAGTTTCCAGCTTTATGTGAACAAGCGAGTAAAGAAAATCTGGATAAGAAACAAATTAAAAAAGCAGTAAAGAATTGGCGTGGAGATTATTATCGTGTGTAAAGAGATGTAAATTAAGATATAAAAAGCGCTGAAAAGCGCTCTTTTAGTTTCCTTTAAACTAAATACTTACTTCAAATTACATCAAAAAATATTTTTCTCACGTATCATACACTTATTGTAAACTAGTACTAGAAAGGTTTTTAATTTTATTGGATTGGTATACGATTTCGTAAATGTAATTGCCTAGTCTTTCATTGCTGATTATATCCGTACAACACAGTGTTTGAGTTATTTAGTTATAACAGTGTAAGGAGATTATAATACTTCCCATGCATTATAAATAAAAATACTTTAGATATTTCTTAAAATTTTAAAGTGAAATATTAAATTATTTTAGTGACAGAAAAAGTGAAATCTATTATTGTTTAGTTAAATAAAATATATATTCTAGTTTTTTTCACTAGTCTTCGTTTTTCTACTACCACTACTATACTCTTTCTAGTAGTGATACCACTTATTGAAACTATACTAAAATGTGAAGTCTCAATTTACATTCTCACCTTAAATCTACAAGTTAGAATTTTATTCAATCCTCTACTTTTAAAAAAAATCACTTTAATAGTGTTAATTTTATTAGATTTTTATTTCTACTATCACTTATGACGTATAGATGACTACTCTAAAAAAATATGGA encodes:
- a CDS encoding DUF6526 family protein yields the protein MNEQNYRNHARLHPMYHYIGAPIVLMVFIGTIINLVLSISSGENISIALLWIGGSIGLFVVFGLVRIYSIKVQDRVIRSEENLRHYVLTGRLLDPSLTISQIIGLRFASDEEFPALCEQASKENLDKKQIKKAVKNWRGDYYRV